Proteins found in one Odocoileus virginianus isolate 20LAN1187 ecotype Illinois chromosome 10, Ovbor_1.2, whole genome shotgun sequence genomic segment:
- the LOC110121721 gene encoding olfactory receptor 10Z1-like codes for MDNHTTVSTFLLWGFSSFPDLQDLLFVMVFFSHVTILAANVSIMVAVKLNHSLHIPMYFFLCGLSFSETCTTVVIIPRMLVDLLSDSKSISIPECATQMFFFFGLSSNNCFIMAAMSYDRYTAIHNPLHYSILMTPKICFQLMMAAWLVGFLVSVCIITVVFNLSFCDSNTIQHFFCDISPVVHLACDYTLSYELPIFVLSAFVLVGSFILIMISYVFIGSIVMKMPSAKGRYKAFSTCSSHLTVVCIHYGFAGFVYLRPKNSDSFNEDMLMAVTYTVLTPLLNPIIYSLRNKEMQIALRMTVNSANRFILQMVNKRTLNI; via the coding sequence ATGGACAATCACACCACAGTGAGCACATTCCTTCTGTGGGGATTTTCCAGTTTCCCGGACCTGCAAGATCTCCTCTTTGTGATGGTTTTCTTCTCCCATGTGACCATTCTAGCTGCAAATGTGTCCATAATGGTGGCCGTCAAGCTCAATCACAGCCTTCACAtccccatgtactttttcctctgTGGCCTCTCCTTTTCAGAAACCTGTACCACTGTGGTAATCATCCCCCGCATGTTGGTGGACTTGCTATCAGACAGTAAGTCCATTTCTATTCCTGAGTGTGCCACacagatgtttttcttctttggcttgTCAAGCAATAACTGCTTCATCATGGCTGCCATGTCCTATGACCGTTACACTGCTATTCACAACCCACTGCACTACTCCATCCTCATGACCCCTAAGATCTGCTTTCAGTTAATGATGGCTGCTTGGTTGGTAGGGTTCCTGGTTTCTGTGTGCATCATCACCGTTGTATTCaacttgtctttttgtgactccaaCACCATCCAGCACTTCTTTTGCGACATCTCGCCTGTTGTCCACCTTGCTTGTGACTATACTCTGTCTTATGAGCTACCTATTTTTGTGCTCTCTGCCTTTGTATTGGTGGGcagctttattttaataatgatttCCTATGTCTTCATTGGGTCCATAGTTATGAAGATGCCTTCTGCCAAGGGGAGGTATAAGGCCTTCTCAACTTGCTCTTCCCACCTCACTGTGGTGTGCATACACTATGGATTTGCTGGCTTTGTCTATTTGAGGCCCAAGAACAGTGACTCTTTCAATGAAGATatgctgatggctgtgacatatACAGTGCTGACACCTCTGCTTAATCCCATTATTTACAgtctaagaaacaaagaaatgcagATTGCCTTAAGAATGACAGTAAATAGTGCAAATAGGTTCATCCTTCAGATGGTAAATAAAAGAAccctgaacatttaa
- the LOC110121723 gene encoding olfactory receptor 5P76, whose amino-acid sequence MDSLGHGNYTTMTGFILLGLTNDPVLRIILFMIILCIYLVTICGNLSTIILIRISSQLHHPMYFFLSHLAIADVGYSSSVTPNMLVNFLAEENTISYPGCAIQLGSAVFFGSTECILLAAMAYDRFIAICNPLLYSTKMSIQVCVQLLIVAYIGGFVNASSFTISFYFLHFCGPNQVNHFFCDFAPLVELSCSDISIPAVVPSFTAGSIIVVTVTVIAVSYIYILITILRMHSTEGRHKAFSTCTSHLTAVTLFYGTITFIYVMPKSSYSTDQNKVVSVFYMVVIPMLNPLIYSLRNNEIKWALKRACQKNTFLVKSVIS is encoded by the coding sequence ATGGATTCCCTGGGGCATGGGAACTACACTACAATGACAGGGTTCATTTTACTGGGCTTAACAAATGATCCAGTCCTTCGAATCATCCTCTTCATGATCATCCTCTGTATCTACCTGGTGACCATATGTGGGAATCTCAGCACAATCATTCTTATCAGAATCTCATCTCAGCTCCATCAtcctatgtattttttcctgAGCCACTTGGCCATTGCTGATGTGGGCTATTCATCTTCTGTTACACCCAATATGCTTGTAAACTTCCTGGCAGAGGAAAATACTATCTCCTACCCTGGCTGTGCCATCCAGCTTGGTTCAGCTGTTTTCTTCGGGTCAACTGAATGCATTCTTCTGGCTGCCATGGCATATGATCGCTTCATAGCAATCTGCAACCCACTGCTTTATTCCACCAAAATGTCCATACAAGTCTGTGTCCAGTTACTCATAGTGGCTTACATAGGTGGTTTTGTCAATGCCTCCtcctttactatttccttctattttttacACTTCTGTGGACCAAATCAAGTCAAtcattttttctgtgattttgctCCTTTGGTTGAACTCTCCTGTTCTGACATCAGTATCCCTGCAGTTGTCCCCTCATTTACAGCTGGCTCCATCATTGTGGTTACAGTGACTGTCATAGCTGTATCCTACATCTACATCCTCATCACCATCCTCAGGATGCACTCCACCGAGGGGCGCCACAAGGCCTTCTCGACCTGCACATCCCACCTCACAGCAGTCACTCTGTTCTATGGGACCATCACATTCATTTATGTGATGCCCAAGTCCAGCTACTCAACTGACCAGAACAAAGTTGTGTCTGTGTTCTACATGGTGGTGATCCCCATGTTGAACCCCCTCATCTACAGCCTCAGGAACAATGAGATTAAGTGGGCTCTAAAGAGAGCTTGCCAGAAAAATACTTTCTTAGTGAAGTCTGTTATTTCATAG